The uncultured Trichococcus sp. DNA segment GGGGCGCGAATTGTCGAATGTTCTTCTAACATTCGACAATTCAGTCTCGCTGGAGGGTCAGATTGTCGAATGTCTTCCAACATTCGACAATTTTGCCGTTCATCGCAATAAAATTGTCGAATATTCTGCCTGCATTCGGTAATTTCGACCTTATCAGTACCCCCAAGACAACACTGGCAACAAGAAACGTGTGACAGCGTGCAACAAGGAGTTGCACGCTATCCAAAAGACCTTCGGTATGACGGAATACGCTTTGCATGCCTACATCGGACGGATGCGCGAGGCGTACAAGAAGCATATCGACAGCTTCACAGCGCAGAAAATCGCTTCTACGGTCTGGACAAGTGTGTCCTCCCTTCTGTATGGCAAAGGCAAAAAGGTACGCTTCAAAAAATTCGGACAGCTGGAATCGTTGGAGGGCAAGTCGAACGCTACAGGTATGCGCTTCAAAGGCAACCGTTTGGAGTGGAACGGGCTGGTTCTGCCCGTCACTATCCGTGCCAACGATTTATTTGTTCAGGAATCCCTTCCTTGCACCGGGTGAAATACTGCCGCATCGTGCGCAAGGCGTTCAAGAGCGGTAATCGGTACTTCCTGCAACTGGTGTTGGAAGGCATCCCGCCGGTGAAACGCAACAATAATACAGGTATGCCCCGCCGAAAACCCGCCCCGAATGCGGAAGTGGGCATCGATATCGGTACCTCTACGGTTGCAGTGGCCGGCGATGACGGCGTCATCTTGAAGGAATTATTTCCAGAAGGAGCATCCTATGACCACCCGATTCATCTGTTGCAACGAAAACTGGACCGGAGTCGCCGTGCAACAAACCCCGCCAACTTTAATGTCGACGGCACCGTCAAGCAGGGTGTCAAGTTGACCTGGGTACGGGGCAGGAACTACATGAAAATAATGTTTCGCTTGAAGGACCTCTACCGCCGTCGGGCGGTGGCCTTAAAGGAAGCTCACAACAAAACCGCCAATGCCATCCTGGCACTGGGTAATCAGATTTATGTGGAGGACATGGATTTCCGCGCATTGATGAAGCGGGCCAAAGATACCACTGTCAATAAAGGCGGGCGATTCAATCGTAAGGGGCGCTACGGCAAGTCCATCGGCTATCATGCGCCGGCTATGTTGGTCGGCATCGTGAAGCAAAAAGCACCCCAAGAAGGAGGTGCGCTGTACGAGGTGGATACCTTTAAATTCCGTGCCAGCCAGTATAACCACGCAAATGATACGTATATCAAAAAGACACGTGACGAACGTACGACCTTTGTTGGCGGGCAGCTTGTCCAACGGGATCTGTACAGTGCGTTCCTCCTGAAAAATAGCCAACCGACACGCAACGAAACTGACCGCACAAAATGTAGCGCGACGTTCGCCGCTTTCATGGTACACCACGACACCTGCATCCAGACACTCTGCCAATCAACCGGACGCCAGTCCCGCAATTTCGGACTGCAGGACTTTCAATTTGCTTAACAAATGGATATAACAACCAAAAGGTTCAGCTGCGAGCCTTCAACGTTAATGGTGCCACTGGGCGCCTTGTTAAGAAAGTCTAAGGGCTTTTGGGAATAGAACGGAAATAGAAAAACGACATCTCCACTTTTGTGGAAATGTCGTCAGTACGGTCCGTGACGTCCCAACCGCCCTTGGAACCCCCTGGATTTATCCATGGTGAGCAGTCAGCAAGAATTGTCCGGGACATAGGCCCGACAAACAACAATTGTAAATGAAAAGCGAAAATAACATTCATTCGGAAATTCATTATAAGGCTATTGCATAAGTGTCTTTTGAGGCCTTGCTCTCAAAGGCTCCTTCAAATGGGACTTTTCGTAAGCTTCCACTTTCGTTTTTTTCGGGACTGTGGTACTTTTATGGGGATGAAGTAAAAGGAGGAATCTCGATGAAACGAATTGATCGAATCTACGAGTATATCAAAATCCGCTCGCAGGATTGGACAGAAGCTGCTTTTGAGCAGGGAGACGAAGGCGTGACGACTCAGGATGTCGTGATGCAGCTCGAAATCAAACGGCCCAATGCAAGCAGCGACTTAAATGAGCTCGTGCGTCTGGGAAAGCTGATCAAATCCTCTGGACGGCCGGTCAGATATGCGGATCATTCTTTGAAATGGAATGAGCGACCACAAAAAAAGATGCACTCATATAAAGAAGACCAGCCCAAGCCAACAGCAAGGCCAAACAGCGAAACACGCGGCCTTGCTTCTGGAATTTCTCGTGTTCCCGCAATCCGGGAAGGAAATAATGGGGCCAGCCGAGAAACAAAAAGTGAGGTATTTGCGAATGTAATCGGTTCAAAAGACAGTATGCGGACTCAAGTGGATCAGGCAAAGGCGGCGATCCTCTATCCGCCTAAGGGGTTAAGCTGCTTGATCACTGGACCGACAGGGAGCGGGAAAACCTTTTTTGTTCATGCGATGTTTCGTTTCGCGCAAGCAAATCAAGTTTTTGCAGCTGATAAGGAGCTGGTTGTGTTCAATTGTGCCGACTATGCGCACAATCCCGAATTATTGATGGCTCATTTATTCGGATACCGCAAGGGTGCTTTTACAGGAGCGACGGAAACGACGGACGGCTTGATCCAACGGGCAGACGGCGGCATGCTCTTTATGGACGAAGTGCACCGCCTGCCGCCTGAAGGGCAAGAAATGATTTTTTATCTGCTGGATCACGGCACCTATAATCGATTAGGCGAAACCGATAAAGCCAATAAAGTCAATGTCCGTCTTGTTTGTGCAACGACGGAAGATCCCGCTTCCAGCTTGCTCCAGACCTTTGTGCGACGTATCCCGATCGTCATTAAATTACCCCAATTTTCGGAGCGTCCGATTGCGGAACAAGTGGATTTGTTGAAGCGGATGGTCTCGATCGAAGCAAATCGAATCCAAAAAAGTATTCATGTGAAACAGGATGCAGTGAAGGCTTTGATCGGCAGCGTAACCTACGGAAATGTCGGGCAGCTGAAATCGAATGTCCAGCTAGTTTGTGCACGGGCCTTTTTGAACTATATGAATTCAAATGAAATATCGATTACCTTGGATGAGCTGACACCAGAGATCCAAAACGGCCTGCTCAATCTGGCGAATAATCATCGCGAGCGCTTGAATGAACTCACTCGGATGCTGGAGCCCGTGCTGACGTTGGTGCCGAATGAAGGAGCGGAAAGCCCGCTGAAAGACGATTCCTATGAGCTTCCTTATAATCTGTATGAAATTATCGGGAATAAGGCCGCGCTGCTGCGTGAAGAGGGGCTAGATAAGGAATCCATCAACCATTACATTACGACCGACATCAATGTCCATCTGAAGTCTTTTTATCGTGATACGGGTTTGACCTTTGACACGGAGAAAAAGCTGTCCGAAATCATTGATCAACGAATCATTCGCTTTGCAAAAGACATGTTTGAGTATGCGCAAGATCATTTGGATTATCACATCCAACGGAATTTCGTCTATGCGATGAGTCTTCATATCAGTTCGTTTTTAAAGCGGATTCAATTAGGGGAAAGTAGTCGGACGCTCCATGCAAGCATCAAAAATATGGTGGAAGATTATCCTCAAGAGTTTACGGTAGCTAAATGGATGAAACAAGAGCTGCAAAAAGAATACAGCATCAACATTCCTGAGGTGGAGACCTATTATCTGACTTTGTTGTTGGTTTCATTGAAGCAAGACAAAGTCACCGGGCGAGTGGGTGTTGTGATTGCAGCCCATGGCAAGAGTACAGCAACGAGCATGGCGGAGGTTGTGACGACATTGCTGGGGGTCGACAATATTCGCGCTGTAGATATGCCTCTTGAGATGAAACCCCAAGTGGCCCTCGAAAAAATTATTCATTGTGTTCAAGAAATCGATCGAGGGAGCGGCGTCATTTTGCTAGTCGATATGGGCTCGCTGACGACCTTTTCAGAAAAAATCACAGAAAAAACCGGAATTGAGGTCAAAACGATCGACATGGTCACGACCCCGATCGTTTTGGAAACGGTGCGCAAGACGAATCTTGTTGAAACGACACTTGATGAAATTTATCGATCGCTCAAATCTTTTCGTGGTTATGCAGGCACCAACGTGACCACGAGAGAAGAGAACGGGCACACTCTAGAGCGTAAAAAGGCAATCATTGCGATCTGCGCTTCGGGTGAAGGAACTGCGCAAAAGATGAAAGAGCTCATCGACAAGCATTTAGAAAAATATTTTGACGTGGAAATCGAGGTATTGCCGATCTCGGTGATCGAAATGGATGAGCAGCTGGTCAACTTGCAACAGGAGTATGAAATCCTGGCCACAACAGGAATCGTCAAACCAAAAATCGATGCCGTTTACATTCCAATGGAACATTTCTTCAATGGAGATGCCGAAAAAGTATTGGACTACTTAGTGGAAGAGTCCGAATCCTATGATGATAGTGAGTTGACACTGGAGAAGGCAAAGCAGATATGCGTGGAATACATGACGCAGAGCTTTACTTTCTTGAATCCGCAAAAGCTGATCGAACCTTTGTGGAAGTTCAGTAGTTCCTTATTGAAGAATGAAGAAAATTATTCCCAAGCAATCAATCTTCTGATGCACCTCGCGGGAATGTTTGAGCGGTCCCTGCGCCAAGATACATTGATCGCACCGCAAGAAGAACTTGAAATGACTGAACAGACAGAAATATTTAAGCAACTGGACCAATCCTTAAATCTCCTGAGCGGCACCTTTCAAATTGAAATGCCGAAAGATGAAGTATACTATCTCCAGCAATTGCTGACCTATCAAGAATAACGATACAGTGTCCCATACACTAACGATAAACAAAAAAATACACTAATACACTAATGGTTTTAGTGTATTTTTTTTTGTTTTTTTCTCCAAGGGAATGGTCCATACACTAAGTTGGCACGCTTTTTGCATATAGTATAGTGTCTGGTAAATGGCCTGCCAAGCTATTTGTCCAAACAGTCATAAAATATATTCAATAGGAGGTATACAAATGGTAGGAATTATCCTAGCAAGTCACGGGAATTTCGCTGAAGGCATTTTGCAATCTGCTTCGATGATTTTCGGCGAACAAGAAAATGTCAAAGCAGTCACCTTGGCGCCTAGCGAAGGTCCGGACGATGTCAAAGCAAAGATGCAAGAGGCCATCGCATCCTTTGACAACCCAGAGGAAGTGTTGTTCTTAGTGGACTTATGGGGCGGGACACCGTTCAATCAAGCCAACAGCCTTTTTGAAGCGCATAAAGACACATGGGCCATCATCGCTGGAATGAACCTTCCAATGGTCATCGAAGCGTATGCTGCACGCCTAAGCAGTGAATCGGCACAAAAGATTGCCGCACAAATTCTTCCAGCAGCGAAGGATGGCGTAAAAGCTAAGCCGGAAAGCCTTGAACCGAAGAAAATGGAAGCGGCTTCTGCAGTGCAACAACCAAAAGGCAACCTTCCTGCAGGGACAGTCGTTGGCGATGGCAAAATCAAGTTAGCTTTGGTTCGGTTGGATTCACGGTTGCTTCATGGACAAGTGGCAACAACGTGGGCGAAATCAGCCGGAACAAATCGAATCATTGTGGTTTCTGATGATGTCTCAAGAGATGAATTACGGAAAAATCTGATCGTGCAAGCAGCTCCTCCAGGAGTTAAAGCCAATGTAATTCCAATCAAAAAAATGATTGAAATTGCGAAAGATCCTCGTTTTGGAAACACGCACGCCCTCTTGCTTTTTGAAAATGTGCAAGATGTCGTTCGGGTAATCGAAGGCGGCGTGAAGATTGAGGAATTGAATGTCGGATCAATGGCTCACTCAGTCGGCAAGGTTGTTGTGAATAAGGTCTTATCAATGGGGCCTGAAGATGTGAAAGCATTTGAAACATTGAAGGAAAAAGGTGTTAAATTTGATGTCCGGAAAGTTCCGAATGATTCATCGGAAAAAATGGATTCGTTGCTGAAAAAAGCTAAGGAAGAATTAGCAAAGGCATAACAAGAAAAGAGGAGGTATATTATGTCAGTCGTTTCAATTATTCTTGTCATCATCGTGGCATTCTTTGCCGGGATGGAAGGCATCTTGGATGAATTCCAATTCCATCAACCGCTCGTTGCATGTACACTTATCGGACTTGTCACAGGTAATCTTGAAGCTGGTATTATTCTTGGCGGATCATTACAAATGATCGCATTAGGTTGGGCAAATATCGGAGCAGCTGTAGCCCCTGACGCAGCACTTGCTTCTGTTGCATCGGCAATTATTTTGGTTTTGGGTGGTCAAGGTGTAAATGGCGTATCTTCCGCTATCGCCATTGCGATTCCTCTGGCTGTTGCTGGATTGGTCTTGACGATGTTCGTTCGTACACTAGCAGTTCCTGTCGTTCATATGATGGACGCAGCTGCAGAAGAAGGCGACTATCGCAAGATTGAATGGCTTCAAATTGGAGCAATTTGTATGCAAGGTTTGCGGATCGCAATTCCTGCTGCTTTGCTTCTGTTCATCCCTGCAGACGCTGTCCGTTCTGGTTTGGAAGCAATGCCGGGTTGGTTGACTGATGGAATGGCAATCGGTGGCGGTATGGTCGTAGCCGTTGGTTATGCAATGGTAATCAATATGATGGCCAGCAAAGAAGTATGGCCATTCTTCATCATTGGTTTCGTTGTTGCCGCTGTATCGCAATTGACGTTGATCGCATTAGGAGCCCTAGGTGTTGCAATGGCCTTGATCTACTTGAACCTTTCTAAAATGGGTGGTTCCAGTAATGGCGGTTCCAGCAATACTGGCGATCCACTTGATTCGATACTCAACGACTATTAGGAAAGGAGACTGCAAACATGGCACAAAATACGGTAGATAAAAAATTCGTATTAACTAAAAAAGATAGATTAGCGGTTGCTTGGCGTTCCACCTTCATTCAAGGATCATGGAACTATGAACGGATGCAAAACGGTGGCTGGGCTTTCGCAATGATTCCAGCAATCAAGAAACTTTATCCTGCAAAGGAAGATCGCGTCCTAGCATTGAAACGCCACTTGGAATTCTTCAATACACATCCATATGTGGCATCTCCAGTATTAGGAGTAACGCTGGCTCTGGAAGAAGAACGCGCAAACGGAGCCCCAGTAGATGATGTTACGATTCAAGGTGTGAAGGTCGGAATGATGGGACCTCTTGCCGGTGTCGGTGACCCTGTGTTCTGGTTTACAGTCCGTCCAATTCTGGGGGCTTTAGGTGCATCCTTGGCTTTGACAGGAAACATCTTAGGGCCTATCCTCTTCTTTGTTGCATGGAACGCTATCCGTTGGGGATTCATGTGGTATACCCAAGAATTCGGTTATAAGGCTGGATCAAAAATCACCGAGGATTTGTCTGGCGGAATACTGCAGGATTTGACAAAAGGAGCTTCCATTCTTGGGATGTTCGTATTGGCTGCCTTGGTGCAACGTTGGGTATCCATCTCGTTTGCTCCAACCGTTTCTTCAGTGAAGCTTTCAGAAGGCGCATTTATCGAT contains these protein-coding regions:
- a CDS encoding sigma 54-interacting transcriptional regulator; translated protein: MKRIDRIYEYIKIRSQDWTEAAFEQGDEGVTTQDVVMQLEIKRPNASSDLNELVRLGKLIKSSGRPVRYADHSLKWNERPQKKMHSYKEDQPKPTARPNSETRGLASGISRVPAIREGNNGASRETKSEVFANVIGSKDSMRTQVDQAKAAILYPPKGLSCLITGPTGSGKTFFVHAMFRFAQANQVFAADKELVVFNCADYAHNPELLMAHLFGYRKGAFTGATETTDGLIQRADGGMLFMDEVHRLPPEGQEMIFYLLDHGTYNRLGETDKANKVNVRLVCATTEDPASSLLQTFVRRIPIVIKLPQFSERPIAEQVDLLKRMVSIEANRIQKSIHVKQDAVKALIGSVTYGNVGQLKSNVQLVCARAFLNYMNSNEISITLDELTPEIQNGLLNLANNHRERLNELTRMLEPVLTLVPNEGAESPLKDDSYELPYNLYEIIGNKAALLREEGLDKESINHYITTDINVHLKSFYRDTGLTFDTEKKLSEIIDQRIIRFAKDMFEYAQDHLDYHIQRNFVYAMSLHISSFLKRIQLGESSRTLHASIKNMVEDYPQEFTVAKWMKQELQKEYSINIPEVETYYLTLLLVSLKQDKVTGRVGVVIAAHGKSTATSMAEVVTTLLGVDNIRAVDMPLEMKPQVALEKIIHCVQEIDRGSGVILLVDMGSLTTFSEKITEKTGIEVKTIDMVTTPIVLETVRKTNLVETTLDEIYRSLKSFRGYAGTNVTTREENGHTLERKKAIIAICASGEGTAQKMKELIDKHLEKYFDVEIEVLPISVIEMDEQLVNLQQEYEILATTGIVKPKIDAVYIPMEHFFNGDAEKVLDYLVEESESYDDSELTLEKAKQICVEYMTQSFTFLNPQKLIEPLWKFSSSLLKNEENYSQAINLLMHLAGMFERSLRQDTLIAPQEELEMTEQTEIFKQLDQSLNLLSGTFQIEMPKDEVYYLQQLLTYQE
- a CDS encoding mannose/fructose/sorbose PTS transporter subunit IIA, which codes for MVGIILASHGNFAEGILQSASMIFGEQENVKAVTLAPSEGPDDVKAKMQEAIASFDNPEEVLFLVDLWGGTPFNQANSLFEAHKDTWAIIAGMNLPMVIEAYAARLSSESAQKIAAQILPAAKDGVKAKPESLEPKKMEAASAVQQPKGNLPAGTVVGDGKIKLALVRLDSRLLHGQVATTWAKSAGTNRIIVVSDDVSRDELRKNLIVQAAPPGVKANVIPIKKMIEIAKDPRFGNTHALLLFENVQDVVRVIEGGVKIEELNVGSMAHSVGKVVVNKVLSMGPEDVKAFETLKEKGVKFDVRKVPNDSSEKMDSLLKKAKEELAKA
- a CDS encoding PTS system mannose/fructose/sorbose family transporter subunit IID; its protein translation is MAQNTVDKKFVLTKKDRLAVAWRSTFIQGSWNYERMQNGGWAFAMIPAIKKLYPAKEDRVLALKRHLEFFNTHPYVASPVLGVTLALEEERANGAPVDDVTIQGVKVGMMGPLAGVGDPVFWFTVRPILGALGASLALTGNILGPILFFVAWNAIRWGFMWYTQEFGYKAGSKITEDLSGGILQDLTKGASILGMFVLAALVQRWVSISFAPTVSSVKLSEGAFIDWENLPSGTAGIQEALMQYTSGLSLTDTKVTTLQNNLDQLIPGLAALLLTFLCMWLLKKKVSPIVIILGLFVVGIGGRLIGLL
- a CDS encoding PTS mannose/fructose/sorbose transporter subunit IIC; its protein translation is MSVVSIILVIIVAFFAGMEGILDEFQFHQPLVACTLIGLVTGNLEAGIILGGSLQMIALGWANIGAAVAPDAALASVASAIILVLGGQGVNGVSSAIAIAIPLAVAGLVLTMFVRTLAVPVVHMMDAAAEEGDYRKIEWLQIGAICMQGLRIAIPAALLLFIPADAVRSGLEAMPGWLTDGMAIGGGMVVAVGYAMVINMMASKEVWPFFIIGFVVAAVSQLTLIALGALGVAMALIYLNLSKMGGSSNGGSSNTGDPLDSILNDY